The following proteins are encoded in a genomic region of Anas acuta chromosome 28, bAnaAcu1.1, whole genome shotgun sequence:
- the LOC137845756 gene encoding feather keratin 1-like — protein MSSNDLCPPTSCGPTPLANSCNEPCVRQCQESTYVIQPPPVVVTLPGPILSSFPQNTAVGSTSSAAVGSTLSSEGVPISSGASSSGFGSFGYAGLGSGYSRPYNRYNTYRSGYNGPC, from the coding sequence ATGTCCTCTAATGACCTGTGTCCTCCCACCTCCTGCGGCCCAACCCCACTCGCCAACAGCTGCAATGAGCCATGCGTCCGGCAGTGCCAGGAATCGACATATGTTATCCAGCCACCTCCTGTGGTGGTTACCCTGCCCggacccatcctcagctccttcccccagaacaccGCTGTAGGATCCACCAGCTCAGCTGCTGTAGGCAGCACCCTCAGCTCTGAGGGAGTCCCCATCTCCTCTGGGGCCAGCTCCTCGGGATTTGGGAGCTTCGGCTATGCAGGCCTGGGCAGTGGGTACAGCCGGCCCTACAATCGCTACAACACCTACCGCAGTGGTTACAATGGGCCATGCTAA